The following proteins are co-located in the Polystyrenella longa genome:
- a CDS encoding endonuclease, whose protein sequence is MHLRIITVIAALLSISLIGLAEEIHPDKSGTELIHLLRQDFTPTVNLSYRNAREEMFESIDNDNGEVTLVYTGAKYQTNGIPNHNIVNTEHTWAQSKFKHASDKHQIKSDIHHLFATYSQVNSARSNNAFAEIPDHDTRKWWLSSASEESPTGDIGRYSESTSSAFEPREAHKGNVARAMFYIYAIYGDRDLDKQWFNSQLNTLIAWHFLDPADDEEIERTKQIELVQGNENPFVLDSSLVLRVFEVDTPTQPVSGLLSMRGATESALDEESDSIKIVTWNAREIFSLADVNRREEDFLDFGGDINPDIVMIQEVSSIRQVERIRDYMGLTGYYFCCSDFEQNDRGRYSSFEVGVISRFPFDSVVENDPSPDNNENNPEEPFEFEMNYPELDGLADVSTSRGFLRVRIDELKLIINVTHLKSSNGNDGQGDHKNAQKREIVAAAIATQVNRDRAKYPDFSVLVAGDFNVGETDSGKNGSSLTDDSGDGYDDTHAIFSGGLIGDLQMKSLTHDLGIETYIASDQYAGTGPIDCIYVTGEDRFTPASPGTSSFGSDHLPVTTRYILSE, encoded by the coding sequence ATGCATCTCCGGATTATTACGGTTATCGCTGCGCTTTTATCCATCTCCCTTATCGGACTGGCTGAAGAGATTCACCCGGATAAGAGTGGAACGGAATTGATTCATTTACTGCGTCAAGACTTCACACCTACGGTTAATCTGAGCTACCGAAATGCCCGAGAGGAAATGTTTGAGAGCATCGACAACGATAATGGCGAGGTCACCCTGGTTTATACTGGTGCGAAGTATCAAACGAATGGGATTCCGAATCACAACATCGTGAATACCGAACACACTTGGGCGCAGTCGAAGTTTAAGCATGCGAGTGACAAGCATCAGATTAAGTCTGATATTCATCACCTGTTTGCGACATACAGTCAGGTCAACAGTGCGAGGAGCAACAATGCATTTGCCGAGATTCCTGACCATGATACCCGTAAATGGTGGTTGTCATCTGCATCTGAAGAGAGCCCCACTGGAGACATTGGTCGATACAGTGAATCGACCAGTAGTGCTTTCGAGCCAAGGGAAGCCCACAAGGGAAACGTTGCACGGGCCATGTTCTATATCTACGCGATCTATGGCGATCGAGACTTGGACAAGCAATGGTTCAACTCGCAGCTCAACACTCTTATAGCGTGGCACTTCCTGGATCCTGCTGACGATGAAGAGATCGAGAGAACCAAACAAATCGAATTGGTTCAGGGAAACGAGAATCCTTTTGTACTCGACTCGTCCTTGGTCCTTAGAGTGTTTGAGGTTGATACCCCAACTCAACCTGTTTCCGGCCTGCTGTCGATGAGAGGGGCGACTGAGAGTGCCTTAGACGAGGAAAGCGACAGCATCAAGATTGTTACTTGGAACGCTCGAGAAATATTTTCATTGGCCGACGTTAATCGCCGCGAAGAAGATTTCTTAGACTTCGGCGGTGACATTAATCCCGACATCGTGATGATTCAGGAAGTAAGTTCAATACGTCAGGTTGAAAGAATCAGAGACTATATGGGACTGACTGGCTATTACTTCTGCTGTTCTGACTTTGAACAGAATGATCGTGGTCGGTATAGTTCATTTGAAGTTGGCGTGATTAGTCGTTTCCCCTTCGATTCTGTCGTTGAGAACGATCCTTCACCTGACAACAACGAAAACAATCCCGAGGAGCCATTCGAATTCGAAATGAACTATCCTGAATTAGACGGGCTGGCAGACGTTTCAACCAGTCGCGGTTTTCTTCGCGTTCGTATCGACGAATTGAAGTTGATTATAAATGTCACTCACCTGAAGTCATCTAACGGAAATGATGGACAAGGCGACCATAAGAATGCCCAGAAACGTGAGATTGTCGCCGCTGCTATTGCGACTCAAGTAAATCGAGATCGAGCGAAATATCCCGATTTCTCTGTATTGGTCGCGGGCGACTTCAACGTTGGGGAAACTGATAGCGGAAAGAACGGTTCATCTTTAACCGACGACTCGGGGGATGGCTATGATGACACTCACGCGATCTTTTCAGGTGGCCTGATTGGCGACTTGCAAATGAAGAGTCTCACCCACGATCTCGGTATCGAGACATACATCGCGAGTGACCAATACGCGGGAACCGGCCCAATTGATTGTATTTACGTGACCGGAGAAGATCGGTTCACACCAGCTTCGCCAGGTACAAGCAGTTTCGGTTCTGATCACCTGCCAGTGACGACTCGATATATTTTATCTGAGTAA
- a CDS encoding YHYH domain-containing protein yields the protein MNSRAILYCSLLLTVPVISLAHPGRTDSNGGHNDRKNGGYHYHSGGSSSNGSPGGSSGSNVSPLFNSSSSGLSSRRSSSINSGRSESPSTSRTTPADDKKSDEIAVKRLRLAKSQLKAGIENLQEIAETYSGTEAGAEAAFLSHNLMTEFVAIEAVLKGKEKPSSVEVTEKVDAKR from the coding sequence ATGAACTCTCGGGCCATTCTCTACTGCTCTTTACTCTTAACGGTTCCAGTTATCTCGCTCGCACACCCAGGTCGGACTGACTCTAATGGTGGCCACAATGACAGGAAGAACGGTGGCTACCATTATCATAGCGGCGGAAGCTCTTCTAATGGCTCTCCAGGCGGTTCCTCAGGAAGCAATGTAAGCCCTCTTTTTAACTCCAGCTCAAGCGGATTAAGTTCGAGACGAAGTAGTTCAATAAATAGTGGTCGCAGCGAATCACCATCGACCAGCCGAACGACACCCGCCGATGATAAGAAGAGTGACGAGATAGCCGTAAAGCGATTGCGACTGGCGAAAAGTCAATTGAAGGCGGGTATTGAAAACCTTCAGGAGATTGCTGAAACCTATAGCGGAACTGAAGCGGGAGCAGAAGCTGCCTTTTTGTCTCACAATCTGATGACTGAATTTGTGGCAATCGAGGCAGTACTCAAGGGCAAAGAGAAACCCTCTTCCGTTGAAGTGACCGAAAAGGTAGATGCTAAGAGATAG
- a CDS encoding tyrosine-type recombinase/integrase — MREDIKVYVIKKASKKFLYMKYVDPETNREITRSTKTNRMKEAIRAAGRWESELRSGQYKGTCRTKWEDFRERYEVEHVSGLSPETDAKISAVFNMVEQILNPKRLAELTAANISRYQSELRHLGRSEQTIKSHTTHLKAALNWAVSVELLPKAPKISLPSRAKGATMMKGRPITGEEFERMIACTESIVKSSEKASEWRLLLNGIWHSGLRLGEALNLTWDNPDKLQIEFIRDRVMILIPAELEKGNRDRRLPTIPAFAELISSVPESERTGYVFNPPPMRHTESGRLVDEQVGRIITKIGKKAGVKVSEKGGKVKYASAHDLRRSFAARLALKVPAQQLMQMMRHESIETTLKFYVGQDADNLSDLVYSAFENGHSRDFLRDPAPIEAKSPPQRVDVKG; from the coding sequence ATGCGCGAAGATATCAAAGTCTATGTCATTAAAAAGGCATCGAAAAAGTTCCTGTATATGAAGTATGTCGATCCAGAAACGAATCGAGAGATCACACGATCAACGAAAACGAACCGCATGAAGGAAGCCATCAGGGCTGCTGGCCGATGGGAATCGGAATTGCGTAGCGGTCAGTACAAAGGCACATGCCGAACGAAATGGGAGGATTTCCGCGAACGGTATGAAGTGGAGCATGTTTCAGGGTTGTCGCCTGAAACGGACGCGAAGATCAGTGCAGTTTTCAACATGGTCGAACAGATACTTAACCCGAAACGATTGGCCGAACTGACAGCGGCGAACATCAGCCGTTATCAATCAGAACTGCGACACCTCGGGCGATCAGAGCAGACCATCAAAAGCCACACCACTCACCTCAAGGCTGCGCTCAATTGGGCGGTTAGTGTTGAACTGTTGCCAAAGGCGCCGAAGATCAGTCTTCCATCGAGAGCGAAAGGGGCAACCATGATGAAGGGGAGACCGATCACAGGCGAGGAATTCGAGAGGATGATTGCCTGCACGGAGAGCATCGTCAAATCATCCGAGAAGGCCAGTGAATGGAGATTGCTGCTCAATGGTATCTGGCATTCGGGGCTCAGACTGGGCGAAGCTCTGAACCTTACGTGGGACAATCCCGACAAACTGCAAATAGAGTTTATTCGAGATCGGGTGATGATCCTGATTCCAGCGGAACTGGAGAAAGGGAACCGAGACCGGAGATTGCCGACCATTCCTGCATTCGCTGAATTGATTTCCTCAGTTCCCGAATCAGAGCGGACTGGTTACGTATTCAACCCACCACCAATGCGACACACGGAATCAGGGAGACTGGTCGATGAACAGGTGGGCCGCATTATTACCAAGATCGGAAAGAAGGCGGGAGTTAAGGTCTCAGAGAAAGGGGGCAAAGTGAAGTATGCCAGCGCTCACGACCTGAGACGATCATTTGCAGCCCGGTTGGCTCTCAAAGTGCCTGCTCAACAGCTTATGCAGATGATGCGACACGAAAGCATCGAAACGACTCTCAAGTTTTATGTGGGCCAGGATGCCGATAATCTGTCTGATTTGGTCTATTCTGCCTTCGAGAATGGGCACTCTCGGGACTTTTTACGGGACCCTGCCCCAATTGAGGCCAAAAGCCCACCTCAGAGGGTTGATGTAAAGGGTTAA